In one window of Arcobacter sp. F155 DNA:
- the dnaA gene encoding chromosomal replication initiator protein DnaA, whose product MTSKEFLSIIEQEANPTDFKKYLKQLTYKKISSDDKIAVFEVSNKYIASWIKSKYSSLIQHCFEKYDGTKPDIEIKIAGEKKSKKEIISEKAKNETAESTILNPSYTFDSFVVGSSNQMAYNASLAVSEKPGIQYNPLFIYGGTGLGKTHLLQAIGNDAIEKGKTVIYVTIEQFMNDFTFSIKNKNMEHFRGKYRKCDVLLIDDIQFLSGKEQTQEEFFHTFNELHNAKKQIVMTSDRLPSQIAGLVDRLKSRFEWGLTADIQIPGLETKIAIIEKKSELNGIALSREIINYIATNLDNSIREIEGVLIRINASASLLNQEINLELAQSLLKEQIQEKKDNIKLPDIISLVANELNIKPSDIKSKKRTATVANARRVVIYLARELTHNSMPDIAKFLGMKDHSSISKNIQKTNELIETDENFKLIIQNLKNKIIN is encoded by the coding sequence ATGACAAGCAAAGAGTTTTTATCGATAATTGAACAAGAAGCTAATCCTACTGATTTTAAAAAGTACTTAAAACAGCTTACTTACAAAAAAATATCTTCAGACGACAAAATTGCCGTATTTGAAGTATCTAATAAATATATTGCTTCATGGATTAAAAGCAAATATAGTTCACTTATTCAACACTGTTTCGAAAAATACGATGGTACAAAGCCAGATATTGAAATAAAAATTGCAGGTGAAAAAAAGAGTAAAAAAGAAATTATCTCTGAAAAAGCTAAAAATGAAACTGCAGAAAGTACTATCTTAAATCCATCATACACATTCGATTCTTTCGTTGTTGGAAGCTCAAACCAAATGGCATATAATGCCTCTTTAGCTGTTTCTGAAAAACCAGGAATCCAATATAACCCATTATTTATCTATGGTGGAACAGGTCTTGGTAAAACTCACCTTTTACAGGCTATTGGTAATGATGCCATTGAAAAAGGTAAAACAGTAATTTACGTAACAATTGAACAGTTTATGAATGATTTTACATTCTCAATTAAAAATAAAAATATGGAGCATTTTAGAGGTAAATACCGAAAATGCGATGTTTTATTAATTGATGATATTCAATTCTTATCTGGAAAAGAGCAAACTCAAGAAGAATTTTTCCATACATTCAACGAATTACACAATGCAAAAAAACAGATTGTTATGACTTCTGATAGACTACCTTCACAAATTGCAGGTTTAGTTGACAGATTAAAATCAAGATTTGAATGGGGATTAACAGCAGACATCCAAATTCCAGGACTTGAAACAAAAATTGCAATTATAGAAAAGAAAAGCGAACTTAATGGAATTGCCTTAAGTAGGGAAATCATCAACTATATTGCAACAAACCTTGACAACTCAATTAGAGAAATTGAAGGTGTTCTTATTAGAATCAATGCAAGTGCTTCTTTACTTAACCAAGAGATTAATTTAGAACTTGCACAAAGTCTATTAAAAGAGCAAATACAAGAGAAAAAGGATAATATCAAGTTACCAGATATTATTTCACTTGTTGCAAATGAGTTAAATATAAAACCAAGTGATATCAAATCTAAGAAAAGAACAGCAACTGTTGCAAATGCAAGAAGAGTTGTAATCTACCTAGCTAGGGAGCTTACACACAATTCTATGCCAGATATTGCTAAGTTTTTAGGAATGAAAGACCACAGTTCTATTTCAAAAAATATTCAAAAAACAAATGAATTAATTGAAACAGATGAAAACTTTAAATTAATCATTCAAAATTTAAAAAATAAGATAATAAATTAA
- the ruvC gene encoding crossover junction endodeoxyribonuclease RuvC, producing the protein MKILGIDPGTRNCGYAIIEKNGREIKLIEAGLIKIKTKILQEQIVEMCEGLEMIFRKYDLNEVAIEDMFYAFNPKTVIKLAQFRGAISLKVLQEFGHFAEYTPLQVKQAVTGNGKAQKEQVAFMVKRLLGIKKEIKPLDITDAIAIALTHSQRLK; encoded by the coding sequence TTGAAAATATTAGGAATAGATCCGGGAACAAGAAATTGTGGATATGCAATTATTGAAAAAAATGGAAGAGAAATTAAGCTTATTGAAGCAGGTCTTATAAAAATAAAAACAAAAATACTTCAAGAGCAAATCGTAGAGATGTGTGAAGGTCTTGAAATGATCTTTAGAAAGTACGATTTAAACGAAGTTGCAATTGAAGATATGTTTTATGCTTTCAACCCAAAAACAGTTATAAAATTAGCTCAATTTAGAGGAGCTATCTCATTAAAGGTTTTACAGGAGTTTGGACATTTTGCTGAATATACTCCACTACAAGTAAAACAGGCTGTTACAGGAAATGGAAAAGCCCAAAAAGAACAAGTTGCCTTTATGGTGAAAAGATTATTAGGAATAAAAAAAGAGATTAAACCACTTGATATTACAGATGCAATTGCAATTGCATTAACTCACTCTCAAAGATTAAAATAA
- a CDS encoding DMT family transporter has protein sequence MKNSSILIVLALGVIWGSNFIYMKMAAVYLDPMQVTFYRVVFGLLPVLIYAIYKKALKLEDLKYSIHFFMMSLLAAVIYYYGFVKGSSLLLSGIAGALSGLIPVFSFLLAALFLKEEKITKIAIFGLVLGFLGVVIISGVFSEDLKSTNIEGSLAIIVGALSVGASFIYAKKFIMPLNLNPAALTTYQLSFALLIMLIIVDYEGINDIWQDTHSSLGMVLGLGIFGTGFAYIMYYYAIKKFGALLASSITYLPPVVALVIGFFIVGEEIKTSDFFATALIFLGVFLINKRKA, from the coding sequence ATGAAAAATAGTTCAATTTTGATTGTTTTAGCCCTTGGAGTAATCTGGGGTAGTAATTTTATTTATATGAAAATGGCAGCAGTCTATTTAGACCCTATGCAGGTAACTTTTTACAGGGTTGTTTTTGGACTTCTTCCTGTCTTAATCTACGCAATTTATAAAAAAGCTTTGAAGCTTGAAGATTTAAAATATTCTATTCATTTTTTTATGATGTCTTTATTGGCTGCTGTGATTTATTATTATGGTTTTGTAAAAGGTTCTTCTCTTCTTCTTTCTGGAATTGCAGGGGCTTTAAGTGGGCTAATTCCCGTTTTCTCATTTTTATTAGCAGCACTATTTTTAAAAGAAGAAAAAATAACAAAAATAGCAATATTTGGACTTGTTTTAGGCTTTTTAGGTGTAGTGATTATTAGTGGGGTTTTTAGTGAAGATTTAAAGAGTACAAACATAGAAGGAAGCCTTGCAATAATAGTTGGAGCATTAAGTGTTGGAGCTTCATTTATTTATGCAAAAAAGTTTATTATGCCTTTAAATTTAAATCCTGCTGCACTTACAACTTATCAATTAAGTTTTGCACTACTTATAATGCTAATAATTGTTGATTATGAAGGAATAAATGATATTTGGCAAGATACTCATAGTTCACTTGGGATGGTTCTAGGATTGGGAATTTTTGGAACAGGCTTTGCTTATATTATGTATTATTATGCAATTAAAAAATTTGGAGCTTTATTAGCTTCGTCAATAACTTACCTTCCCCCTGTTGTAGCTTTAGTAATAGGATTTTTCATTGTGGGTGAAGAGATTAAAACCTCAGATTTCTTTGCAACGGCTCTAATATTCCTTGGAGTCTTTTTAATTAATAAAAGAAAAGCTTAG
- the purN gene encoding phosphoribosylglycinamide formyltransferase yields the protein MKRIGILSSHNGSGFDAIQKACENNELDAQVVLVISNNSTAQVLQKAQSKNIPNFIVNAKKFPDENLDKKITDMMSEFKVDFIFLSGYMKKIEENLVKTFENRIINSHPALLPKFGGKGMYGTNVHKAVIENGEKKSGCTVHFVNENYDEGKFILQNEITLEDNETVESLEEKIKKLETITIIESLKTVIK from the coding sequence ATGAAAAGAATAGGAATTTTATCCTCTCATAATGGTAGTGGTTTTGATGCTATCCAAAAAGCTTGCGAAAACAATGAATTAGATGCTCAAGTGGTTCTTGTAATATCAAATAATTCAACAGCACAAGTTTTACAAAAAGCCCAATCAAAAAATATACCAAATTTCATTGTAAATGCTAAAAAATTTCCTGACGAAAATTTAGATAAAAAAATAACTGACATGATGAGTGAGTTCAAAGTTGATTTTATATTTTTATCAGGATATATGAAAAAAATTGAAGAAAATTTAGTAAAAACATTTGAAAATAGAATTATAAATTCACATCCTGCACTTTTACCAAAGTTTGGTGGTAAAGGTATGTATGGAACAAATGTTCATAAAGCTGTAATAGAAAATGGTGAAAAAAAGTCTGGTTGTACTGTTCATTTTGTAAATGAAAACTATGATGAAGGTAAGTTCATTTTACAAAATGAGATTACTTTAGAAGATAATGAAACAGTAGAAAGTTTGGAAGAAAAGATTAAAAAACTTGAAACAATTACAATAATTGAATCGCTTAAAACTGTTATAAAGTGA
- a CDS encoding response regulator, translating to MKYLVVDDSKMARRMTIKSLKSLINEDDEVIQAENGQEAVELYKEHQPSLCLMDLTMPIMDGFEATQSIIKHDANAKIIIVSADIQESSMEKSKQNGAKGFIKKPINQDNLESMLKKLGLINV from the coding sequence ATGAAATATTTGGTTGTAGATGACTCTAAGATGGCAAGAAGAATGACAATAAAGTCATTAAAAAGCTTGATTAATGAAGATGATGAAGTAATTCAAGCAGAAAATGGACAAGAAGCAGTAGAGCTTTATAAAGAACATCAACCAAGTTTGTGTTTGATGGATTTGACAATGCCAATTATGGATGGATTTGAAGCAACTCAATCAATTATTAAACATGATGCTAATGCAAAAATCATTATTGTAAGTGCAGATATCCAAGAGAGTTCAATGGAAAAGTCTAAACAAAATGGAGCTAAAGGTTTTATCAAAAAACCAATTAACCAAGATAATTTAGAATCAATGTTAAAAAAGCTAGGATTAATAAATGTCTAA
- a CDS encoding chemotaxis protein CheX: MSNFAQFNEEEKDCLQELMNISYGSATAAIADIINKEATLSIPNIKTVTTKEFKDYLKEKLNIQKEYFITNQLISGSFCGETMFVIDRKSTENLALEFDLDEEEVKDDDELKDVILEISNIITSTTLSKLAGLIETSISFSPPQIEIVKNSESFYRSYINEYDHIIIISTDIIFKEQNISGELLILSKDEATIFLKEALNKVLEEF, encoded by the coding sequence ATGTCTAATTTCGCCCAATTTAATGAAGAAGAGAAAGATTGTTTACAAGAACTGATGAATATTTCATATGGTTCAGCAACAGCAGCTATTGCTGATATTATAAATAAAGAAGCAACTTTATCTATTCCAAATATCAAAACAGTAACAACTAAAGAGTTTAAAGACTATTTAAAAGAGAAATTAAATATTCAAAAAGAGTATTTCATTACAAACCAGCTTATTAGTGGTTCTTTTTGTGGTGAAACAATGTTTGTTATTGATAGAAAATCAACTGAAAACTTAGCATTAGAGTTTGACTTAGATGAAGAAGAAGTTAAAGATGATGATGAGTTAAAAGATGTGATTTTAGAGATTTCAAATATTATAACATCTACTACATTAAGTAAATTAGCAGGACTAATCGAAACAAGTATATCATTTTCACCTCCTCAAATAGAGATAGTGAAAAATTCTGAATCATTTTATAGAAGTTATATAAATGAGTATGACCATATCATTATCATCTCAACGGATATAATTTTTAAAGAACAAAATATTAGTGGAGAGTTATTAATTCTTTCAAAAGATGAAGCTACTATCTTTTTAAAAGAAGCTTTAAACAAAGTATTAGAAGAGTTTTAA
- a CDS encoding diguanylate cyclase: MKFNDTVFNTIDNGIIILDENLNILAWNRWLEIRTNILKDEIENKNICKEFPYIDEKKLKRKVKAALVTKNPSYFNVDPHKHLIEIRINSINANYEFMQQDVTIVPYDLDRKIVCLYIYDKTALREINLKLERANKELIDLTNKDYLTKVYNRRYFNEYSEKALELAKRNKQDISIIAIDIDRFKKINDTYGHNIGDEVLIEVANVFKSSIRKSDIVARFGGEEFIILLINAQLDEATTIAEKMRVKIEDTIINVEDNEVDITASFGVATVNQENNETIETTLKRADDLLYIAKKHGRNEVVNSL, encoded by the coding sequence ATGAAATTTAATGATACTGTATTTAATACAATCGACAATGGAATTATAATCCTTGATGAGAATCTAAATATATTAGCTTGGAATAGATGGTTAGAGATAAGAACAAATATTTTAAAAGATGAAATTGAAAATAAAAATATTTGTAAAGAGTTTCCATATATAGATGAAAAAAAGCTAAAAAGAAAAGTAAAAGCAGCCCTTGTAACTAAAAATCCTTCATACTTTAATGTTGATCCACATAAGCACTTAATAGAAATAAGAATTAACTCTATTAATGCTAATTATGAGTTTATGCAACAAGATGTAACTATAGTTCCTTATGATTTAGATAGAAAAATAGTTTGTTTATATATCTATGATAAAACAGCTTTACGTGAAATCAACTTAAAACTTGAAAGAGCTAATAAAGAGTTGATTGACTTAACAAATAAAGACTATCTAACAAAAGTTTACAATAGAAGATATTTCAATGAATACTCTGAAAAAGCTTTAGAGTTAGCAAAAAGAAATAAACAAGATATTAGTATTATAGCAATTGATATTGATAGATTTAAAAAAATCAATGATACCTATGGGCATAATATTGGTGATGAGGTTTTAATTGAAGTTGCAAATGTATTTAAAAGTAGTATTAGAAAAAGCGATATTGTAGCTAGATTTGGTGGGGAAGAGTTTATTATTTTACTTATAAATGCTCAATTAGATGAGGCTACAACAATTGCAGAAAAGATGAGAGTAAAAATTGAAGATACAATCATCAATGTAGAGGATAATGAAGTTGATATTACTGCTAGTTTTGGTGTTGCAACTGTAAATCAAGAAAATAATGAAACAATTGAAACAACACTTAAAAGAGCCGATGACTTACTTTATATTGCAAAAAAACATGGAAGAAATGAGGTTGTAAACTCTTTATAG